Proteins encoded together in one Prosthecobacter fusiformis window:
- a CDS encoding 3-keto-disaccharide hydrolase produces MKRRLLLLTALLGSVTLSSFAEDGFVPLFDGKTMTGWTNPYEWGNIKVVDGEIHLTGEKKFFVVTDKSYSDFIFEGDILLPEGQANSGFMFRAHVQPNKVFGYQAEVDGSPDRKWSGGLYDEGRRMWFISPIKGNEESIAAFRARAGDAFKRNDWNTYRITCKGNKLKIEVNGVVTTDVEDDKDASGPIAIQHHGEKGATYKFRNLRIKELK; encoded by the coding sequence ATGAAAAGACGCCTCCTCCTTCTTACCGCCCTGCTCGGTTCCGTCACCCTGTCCTCCTTCGCTGAAGACGGCTTTGTCCCCCTGTTCGATGGCAAGACCATGACCGGTTGGACCAACCCTTACGAATGGGGCAACATCAAAGTCGTGGACGGTGAAATTCACCTCACCGGCGAAAAGAAATTCTTCGTCGTCACGGACAAGAGCTACAGCGATTTCATCTTTGAAGGTGACATCCTGCTTCCTGAAGGCCAGGCCAACAGTGGTTTCATGTTCCGCGCCCATGTGCAGCCTAACAAGGTTTTCGGATACCAGGCTGAAGTGGACGGCAGCCCTGACCGCAAATGGTCCGGTGGGTTGTATGATGAAGGCCGCCGCATGTGGTTCATCAGCCCCATCAAGGGCAATGAGGAAAGTATCGCCGCTTTCCGCGCCCGCGCTGGTGATGCCTTCAAGCGCAACGATTGGAACACCTACCGCATCACCTGCAAAGGCAATAAGCTGAAGATCGAAGTCAACGGCGTCGTCACCACCGATGTGGAAGACGACAAGGACGCCAGCGGCCCCATCGCCATCCAACACCACGGCGAAAAAGGTGCCACCTACAAGTTCCGCAACTTGCGCATCAAGGAGCTGAAGTGA